A genomic window from Arthrobacter sp. FW305-BF8 includes:
- the aceE gene encoding pyruvate dehydrogenase (acetyl-transferring), homodimeric type yields MAAGEDTSHILSGLTNQLPDRDPEETAEWVESLDALIREQGTERAQYIMRSLLQRAGAQSVGVPMVTTTDYVNTIPVDQEAQFPGNEEYERRYRAYMRWNAAVMVHRAQRPEIGVGGHISTYAGAATLYEVGFNHFFRGKDHPGGGDQVFFQGHASPGMYARAFMEGRLSEEDLDGFRQEKSKEGHALSSYPHPRLMPHFWEFPTVSMGIGPMNAIYQAQSNRYLHNRGLKDTADQQIWAFLGDGEMDEPESRGLLQLAANENLDNLNFVINCNLQRLDGPVRGNGKIMQELEAFFRGAGWNVIKVVWGREWDDLLTRDADGSLVKIMNETPDGDYQTYKAESGGFVREHFFGKTPQTKDLVADLSDDEIWNLKRGGHDYRKVYAAYKAATEFKGKPTVILAKTVKGYGLGPHFEGRNATHQMKKLTLDDLKEFRDYLRIPISDARLEEDPYRPPYFHPGPDAPEIAYLLEQRKALGGSVPERRPGPGAVEMPDPKTFDVAKRGSGKQQAATTMAFVRLLKDLLRDKKFGHRVVPIVPDESRTFGMDAFFPTAKIYNPKGQNYLSVDRDLVLAYKESAQGQLIHPGINEAGAVAAFTAAGTAYATHGVPLVPVYVFYSMFGFQRTGDAFWAAADQMTRGFIIGATAGRTTLTGEGLQHADGHSPLLASTNPAVVTYDPAYGYEMGHIVRGGLERMYGHDSTDRNLMYYLTVYNEPIVQPAEPENLDVEGVLKGIYKLTASTTEGPKSQILASGVSVPWALEAQRILAEDWGVSADVWSVTSWNELRRDGLAAEEEAFLNPGKEARQPFVTKQLEGAQGPVVAVSDYMKAVPDQIRQFIPNEFATLGADGFGFSDTRAAARRFFKNDTHSIVVKTLQLLAARAEVQEGAPSYAMDRYKLLDVTAGTTGGAGGDA; encoded by the coding sequence GTGGCTGCAGGAGAAGATACCTCCCATATCCTCAGCGGGTTGACTAACCAGCTGCCTGATCGTGATCCGGAAGAGACCGCCGAGTGGGTTGAGTCCCTGGATGCGCTGATCAGGGAACAGGGCACGGAGCGTGCCCAATACATCATGCGCAGTCTCCTGCAGCGTGCCGGCGCGCAGAGCGTCGGGGTTCCGATGGTGACCACCACGGACTATGTGAACACGATCCCGGTGGACCAGGAAGCGCAGTTCCCGGGCAACGAGGAGTACGAGCGCCGCTACCGGGCGTACATGCGCTGGAACGCCGCGGTGATGGTGCACCGGGCGCAGCGGCCCGAGATCGGGGTCGGCGGGCACATCTCCACCTACGCCGGCGCCGCGACCCTGTACGAGGTCGGGTTCAACCACTTCTTCCGCGGCAAGGACCATCCCGGCGGCGGGGACCAGGTGTTCTTCCAGGGCCACGCGTCCCCGGGCATGTACGCCCGGGCATTCATGGAAGGCCGCCTCTCCGAGGAGGACCTGGACGGGTTCCGGCAGGAAAAGTCCAAGGAAGGCCACGCCCTGTCCTCCTACCCGCACCCGCGGCTGATGCCGCACTTCTGGGAATTCCCGACCGTGTCGATGGGCATCGGCCCGATGAACGCGATCTACCAGGCCCAGTCCAACCGGTACCTGCACAACCGGGGCCTGAAAGACACCGCGGACCAGCAGATCTGGGCGTTCCTGGGCGACGGCGAAATGGACGAGCCCGAGTCCCGCGGCCTGCTCCAGCTCGCCGCGAACGAGAACCTGGACAACCTGAACTTCGTGATCAACTGCAACCTCCAGCGCCTGGACGGCCCGGTGCGCGGCAACGGCAAGATCATGCAGGAACTCGAGGCGTTCTTCCGCGGCGCGGGCTGGAACGTGATCAAGGTCGTCTGGGGCCGGGAATGGGATGACCTGCTCACCCGCGACGCCGACGGGTCGCTGGTGAAGATCATGAACGAAACCCCCGACGGGGACTACCAGACCTACAAGGCCGAATCCGGCGGGTTCGTCCGCGAACACTTCTTCGGCAAAACCCCGCAGACCAAGGACCTCGTCGCCGACCTCTCCGACGACGAGATCTGGAACCTCAAACGCGGCGGGCACGACTACCGCAAGGTCTACGCCGCGTACAAGGCCGCGACCGAATTCAAGGGCAAACCCACCGTGATCCTGGCCAAAACGGTCAAGGGCTACGGCCTGGGCCCGCACTTCGAAGGCCGCAACGCCACCCACCAGATGAAAAAACTCACCCTGGACGACCTGAAGGAATTCAGGGATTACTTGAGAATCCCAATTTCCGACGCCCGGCTCGAAGAGGATCCCTACCGGCCGCCGTATTTCCACCCCGGTCCGGACGCGCCTGAGATTGCCTACCTCCTGGAGCAGCGCAAGGCTTTGGGCGGCTCGGTGCCCGAACGGCGCCCCGGCCCCGGGGCGGTGGAAATGCCGGATCCCAAAACGTTCGACGTCGCCAAGCGGGGTTCGGGCAAGCAGCAGGCCGCCACCACCATGGCGTTCGTCCGCCTGCTCAAGGACCTGCTCCGCGACAAGAAGTTCGGGCACCGGGTTGTCCCGATCGTGCCGGACGAATCCCGGACGTTCGGCATGGACGCGTTCTTCCCGACCGCGAAAATCTACAACCCCAAGGGCCAGAACTACCTGTCCGTGGACCGGGACCTCGTCCTGGCCTACAAGGAATCCGCCCAGGGCCAACTGATCCACCCCGGCATCAACGAAGCCGGCGCCGTGGCAGCCTTCACCGCCGCCGGCACCGCCTACGCCACCCACGGCGTGCCCCTGGTCCCGGTCTACGTGTTCTACTCCATGTTCGGCTTCCAGCGCACCGGCGACGCCTTCTGGGCCGCCGCCGACCAGATGACCCGCGGGTTCATCATCGGCGCCACCGCCGGACGGACCACCCTCACCGGCGAAGGCCTCCAGCACGCCGACGGACACTCCCCGCTGCTGGCCTCCACCAACCCCGCCGTGGTCACCTACGACCCAGCCTACGGCTACGAAATGGGCCACATCGTCCGCGGCGGCCTCGAACGCATGTACGGGCACGACTCGACCGACCGTAACCTGATGTACTACCTCACGGTCTACAACGAACCGATCGTCCAGCCCGCGGAACCGGAGAACCTCGACGTCGAAGGTGTCCTCAAGGGCATTTACAAGCTCACGGCCTCCACCACCGAAGGCCCCAAGAGCCAGATCCTCGCCTCCGGCGTCTCCGTCCCCTGGGCCCTCGAAGCCCAGCGGATCCTCGCCGAAGACTGGGGCGTCTCCGCCGACGTCTGGTCCGTCACCTCCTGGAATGAACTGCGCCGCGACGGCCTCGCCGCCGAAGAGGAAGCCTTCCTCAACCCCGGCAAGGAAGCCCGCCAGCCCTTCGTCACCAAACAGCTCGAAGGCGCCCAGGGCCCCGTCGTCGCCGTCTCGGACTACATGAAGGCCGTCCCGGACCAGATCCGCCAGTTCATCCCGAACGAGTTCGCCACCCTCGGCGCCGACGGCTTCGGCTTCTCGGACACCCGCGCCGCCGCCCGCCGCTTCTTCAAAAACGACACCCACTCCATCGTCGTCAAAACCCTCCAGCTACTGGCGGCGAGGGCCGAGGTGCAGGAGGGCGCGCCGTCGTACGCCATGGACCGCTACAAACTCCTGGACGTCACTGCGGGAACAACAGGAGGAGCCGGCGGCGACGCCTGA
- the nboR gene encoding nicotine blue oxidoreductase, giving the protein MVSILPSTTGVLLSAGAGTRLGRGPKALLPFRGRTLVEVLADVLLDGGCREVVVVLGAGAADVAGRTDLARHIVVENPEWASGMGSSFQAGINRARHEDHVLVALVDQPGLTADTVARLLRAHQPGRVTAAAYADAGGKLRRGHPLLLDTTLRDRAAESAKGDAGARLFLQTHPELLDLVDCTLPPGSGQSGGEDLDTPDQLHLLG; this is encoded by the coding sequence ATGGTTTCCATCCTTCCGTCCACCACCGGAGTGCTGCTATCAGCGGGGGCCGGCACCCGCTTGGGCCGCGGCCCGAAAGCCCTGCTTCCGTTCCGGGGCCGCACCCTCGTGGAGGTCCTGGCCGACGTGCTGCTCGACGGCGGCTGCCGCGAGGTTGTGGTGGTGCTGGGCGCTGGCGCCGCGGACGTCGCCGGGAGGACGGACCTGGCCCGGCACATCGTGGTGGAAAACCCGGAGTGGGCCAGCGGAATGGGCAGTTCGTTCCAGGCAGGAATCAATCGCGCGCGGCACGAAGACCACGTTCTGGTGGCGCTCGTGGACCAGCCGGGGCTTACGGCGGACACTGTCGCCAGACTCCTCCGGGCGCACCAGCCGGGCAGGGTGACGGCCGCCGCGTACGCCGATGCTGGAGGGAAGCTCCGGCGCGGACACCCGCTGCTGCTCGATACAACGCTGCGGGACCGCGCCGCCGAATCTGCAAAGGGCGACGCCGGTGCCCGGCTCTTCCTGCAGACCCACCCGGAGCTGCTCGACCTGGTGGACTGCACTCTGCCACCGGGTTCAGGCCAGTCCGGCGGCGAAGACCTCGATACCCCGGACCAGCTGCACCTGCTGGGCTAG
- a CDS encoding NCS1 family nucleobase:cation symporter-1, translating to MQTTPSVGVEPAPTPTASSGQPVHQAAAADALCEAASTAAARNISPSLYNTDLAPTKRQGRRWTGYSIFTLWANDVHSLGNYAFAVGLFSLGLGGWQILTALAIGAALLFVLLSFSGFMGQKTGVPFPVMSRISFGIRGAQLASLLRGAVAVAWFGIQTFLASVVLRVMLVAMVPSIHDLDTNSILGLSTLGWISFAGLWIVQLVIVSFGMEMIRKYEAFAGPVILLTMVLLAVWVFIEARGSVQWTGIRGLEGVEMWRTIFAGGALWVSIYGTFVLNFCDFTRSAVSKKSIVRGNFWGIPINMLLFGAIVVVLAGGQYKINGTIIETPSDIVQSIPNTLFLVLACLAILILTIAVNLMANFVAPVYALTNLFPKRLNFRRAAWVSGSIGLVILPWNLYNNPLVIVYFLGGLGALLGPLFGVVMADYWLLRRGKVNVPELYTEDPEGAYFYKKGVNPRAVIAFIPASVLALLIAFIPAFEPAAPFAWFFGAGVGALSYYVIADRRQRFEDVDGEAIAVASTH from the coding sequence ATGCAGACGACCCCATCAGTCGGCGTCGAACCGGCTCCCACCCCGACAGCGTCGTCGGGCCAGCCAGTTCACCAGGCCGCGGCCGCCGACGCCCTGTGCGAGGCGGCCAGCACGGCCGCCGCCCGCAACATCAGCCCCAGCCTTTACAACACCGACCTCGCACCCACCAAGCGGCAAGGGCGCCGCTGGACCGGATACAGCATCTTCACCCTGTGGGCGAACGACGTGCACAGCCTCGGGAACTACGCGTTCGCCGTCGGACTCTTTTCCCTGGGCCTCGGCGGCTGGCAGATCCTGACAGCCCTGGCCATCGGAGCGGCCCTCCTCTTTGTGCTCCTCAGCTTCTCGGGTTTCATGGGGCAGAAGACGGGTGTTCCCTTTCCGGTCATGAGCCGGATCAGTTTCGGCATCCGGGGTGCCCAGCTCGCCAGCCTGCTGCGCGGCGCGGTGGCGGTGGCGTGGTTCGGGATCCAGACGTTCCTTGCCTCGGTGGTGCTCCGGGTGATGCTCGTGGCCATGGTTCCGTCCATCCATGACCTGGACACCAACTCCATCCTCGGCCTGTCCACTCTGGGCTGGATCTCCTTTGCGGGGCTGTGGATCGTGCAGCTCGTGATCGTCAGTTTCGGCATGGAGATGATCCGCAAGTACGAGGCCTTCGCCGGTCCCGTCATCCTGCTGACGATGGTCCTGCTGGCCGTTTGGGTCTTCATCGAGGCGCGCGGCTCCGTCCAGTGGACCGGTATACGCGGCCTTGAGGGCGTCGAGATGTGGCGGACCATTTTTGCTGGCGGCGCCCTCTGGGTCTCCATCTACGGAACGTTCGTCCTGAACTTCTGCGACTTCACCCGCTCCGCCGTATCCAAGAAGTCCATCGTGCGCGGCAACTTCTGGGGCATCCCGATCAATATGCTCCTGTTCGGCGCCATCGTGGTGGTCCTCGCTGGCGGGCAGTACAAGATCAACGGCACCATCATCGAAACACCGTCCGACATCGTCCAAAGCATCCCCAACACCCTGTTCCTGGTGCTGGCCTGCCTCGCGATCCTCATTCTGACCATCGCGGTCAACCTCATGGCAAACTTCGTCGCCCCCGTGTATGCCCTCACCAACCTCTTCCCCAAGCGGCTCAATTTCCGCCGGGCAGCGTGGGTGAGCGGCTCTATCGGCCTGGTAATCCTGCCGTGGAACCTCTACAACAACCCCCTGGTCATCGTGTACTTCCTGGGCGGGCTCGGTGCCCTGCTCGGACCCCTGTTCGGCGTGGTCATGGCCGACTACTGGCTGCTCCGCCGCGGCAAGGTCAACGTCCCGGAGCTCTACACCGAGGACCCGGAGGGAGCCTACTTCTACAAGAAGGGCGTCAACCCGCGGGCGGTCATCGCATTCATCCCGGCGTCCGTCCTGGCGCTTCTGATCGCATTCATCCCCGCCTTCGAGCCGGCCGCACCATTTGCCTGGTTCTTCGGCGCCGGTGTCGGAGCACTCAGCTACTACGTGATCGCAGACCGCAGGCAGCGCTTCGAGGACGTCGACGGCGAGGCCATTGCCGTCGCCAGCACCCACTAA
- a CDS encoding aspartate/glutamate racemase family protein — MRILVANVNTTQSMTDSIAAQARSIAAPGTEIVGITPRLGADSCEGNFESYLAAIAVMDRVVNYPEPFDAVIQAGYGEHGREGLQELLDVPVVDITEAAASTAMFLGHKYSVVTTLDRAVPLIEDRLKLAGLDARCASVRASGMAVLELEEEQERAVEAIISQALLAVREDKAEVIVLGCGGMAGLDEQIRQRAGVPVVDGVAAAVTIAESLVRMQLSTSKVRTYATPRPKTVIGWPLAVDAVRAGT; from the coding sequence ATGCGCATACTCGTCGCGAACGTCAACACCACCCAGTCCATGACAGACTCCATCGCCGCCCAGGCGCGAAGCATCGCGGCGCCCGGCACCGAGATCGTCGGGATCACGCCGCGCTTAGGGGCCGACTCCTGCGAGGGCAATTTTGAGAGCTACCTGGCCGCGATCGCCGTGATGGACCGGGTGGTCAACTACCCCGAACCCTTCGACGCCGTCATCCAGGCAGGCTACGGCGAGCACGGCAGGGAGGGGCTGCAGGAGCTGCTGGACGTGCCCGTCGTCGACATCACCGAGGCCGCGGCCAGCACCGCTATGTTCCTCGGGCACAAGTATTCCGTGGTCACCACCCTGGACCGTGCCGTGCCACTCATCGAGGACCGACTGAAGCTGGCCGGCCTCGACGCCCGCTGTGCTTCCGTGCGGGCCAGCGGGATGGCCGTGCTGGAGCTCGAGGAGGAGCAGGAGCGGGCAGTGGAGGCCATCATCAGCCAGGCGTTGCTCGCCGTCCGGGAGGACAAGGCCGAGGTGATCGTGCTGGGCTGCGGCGGCATGGCGGGCCTCGACGAACAGATCCGGCAGCGCGCCGGAGTGCCCGTGGTGGACGGCGTTGCCGCCGCGGTGACCATCGCGGAGTCCCTGGTCCGGATGCAGCTCTCCACGTCCAAGGTGCGGACGTACGCCACGCCGCGGCCCAAGACCGTCATAGGCTGGCCGCTGGCGGTGGATGCCGTTCGGGCCGGCACCTAG
- a CDS encoding YegP family protein: MAGTFVIETAGAGQYRFRLTADDGTVVAVSPSFSNIKAVTAGITAVRESAATGFVVDRRRP; the protein is encoded by the coding sequence ATGGCAGGCACATTCGTAATCGAGACAGCAGGCGCAGGGCAATACCGGTTCAGGCTGACGGCCGATGACGGAACCGTGGTGGCAGTTTCGCCCAGCTTTTCCAACATCAAGGCCGTCACTGCCGGAATCACGGCGGTCCGCGAGAGCGCAGCAACCGGCTTCGTTGTCGACCGCAGGCGTCCCTGA
- a CDS encoding uracil-DNA glycosylase, which translates to MTSSSIEDFIDRLAAVKTPPGCNNFFDHSVPANAVRRQNLAAYLGDMLDRAPKVLLVGEAPGFRGMRITGVPFTNRTMFQGPANSFGMFGSGTGYVLPPEAAGVAAEPTATVMWEVLAELDFLPLLWSACPWHTHVPGRPLSNRTPTPAEAALGTTFWQALTGIFPVETVVAVGNVAHTSLRRSGLDVPKIRHPAHGGRARFKQGLQELLAAGMVQ; encoded by the coding sequence ATGACCTCATCGTCGATCGAGGACTTCATAGACCGGCTCGCGGCCGTCAAAACGCCGCCGGGCTGCAACAACTTCTTCGACCACTCGGTTCCCGCTAACGCTGTGCGCCGGCAGAACCTGGCGGCCTATCTGGGGGACATGCTGGACCGGGCACCGAAGGTGCTCCTGGTGGGGGAGGCGCCGGGCTTCCGGGGCATGCGGATTACCGGTGTTCCCTTCACCAACCGCACCATGTTCCAGGGGCCGGCCAATTCCTTCGGCATGTTCGGTTCCGGCACGGGGTACGTGCTGCCGCCGGAGGCTGCCGGCGTCGCCGCCGAGCCCACCGCCACGGTGATGTGGGAGGTCCTGGCCGAGCTCGACTTCCTCCCTCTGCTGTGGAGTGCCTGCCCCTGGCACACGCATGTGCCGGGACGGCCGCTGTCTAACCGCACTCCAACACCCGCGGAAGCGGCGCTCGGCACCACGTTCTGGCAGGCCCTGACAGGGATCTTTCCCGTCGAAACCGTGGTGGCCGTGGGCAACGTGGCGCACACCAGCCTCCGCCGCAGCGGCCTGGACGTGCCGAAAATCAGGCACCCGGCCCACGGCGGAAGAGCCCGCTTCAAACAGGGACTGCAGGAACTTCTCGCGGCGGGGATGGTCCAGTAG